The Stigmatopora argus isolate UIUO_Sarg chromosome 23, RoL_Sarg_1.0, whole genome shotgun sequence genome contains a region encoding:
- the slc37a3 gene encoding sugar phosphate exchanger 3 isoform X2, with the protein MKLQIRIQKYQESREFVVLRSSTLKIPTSWNLKIPTSSNLIFSFPVMPPSCCGFLSQYTHHHLVAFLLTFFSYVFLHASRKTFSNVKVSISAQWTPSPQNGSAPAFSPGETWEKNHLFENEEEAMLFLGALDSIFLFSYAVGLYLSGVIGDRVNLRYVLCFGLCGSAAVGFFFGTLTEWLHIYNVYLYCGLWVLNGLLQSTVWPCVVAVMANWFGKTGSGFVFGLWSACASTGNILGAFLASSVLKYGYEYAFLVTSMVQFAGGVVLFFGLLTSPNEVGLSTECQTELDTDTHRPLINDEEVEGREETRRETPKAVGFLQAFCLPGVLPYSLAYACLKLVNYSFFFWLPFYLSNNYGWKEAEADRLSMWYDVGGIVGGTVQGLVTDFLGKRSPVIALSLALAMASLVGYSHSPDDKSSNAALLALTGFFIGGPSNMISSAISADLGRQDAIQGSREALATVTGIVDGTGSIGAAGGQTGGSIVFISPLFLREVQAMWRDRQTRHHQL; encoded by the exons atgaaacttCAGATTCGGATTCAAAAGTATCAAGAAAGCAGGGAATTTGTGGTGTTGCGTTCAAG CACCCTGAAGATCCCTACTTCCTGGAACCTGAAGATCCCTACTTCCTCGAACCTGATATTCTCCTTCCCTGTGATGCCTCCCTCATGCTGTGGCTTCTTGTCACAGTACACCCATCATCACCTGGTTGCATTCCTCCTCACCTTCTTTAG CTACGTGTTCCTGCATGCGTCCAGGAAGACGTTTAGCAATGTGAAAGTGAGCATCTCCGCCCAGTGGACGCCTTCGCCCCAAAATGGCAGCGCTCCCGCGTTCTCACCTGGCGAG acgtgggaaaaaaatcatctgtTTGAGAATGAAGAAGAGGCGATGCTCTTTTTGGGAGCCCTGGattccatttttctcttttcttatgcTGTG GGTTTGTATCTGAGCGGGGTGATTGGCGATAGAGTCAACCTGCGCTATGTGCTCTGCTTTGGCCTGTGTGGTTCTGCTGCTGTG GGCTTCTTTTTCGGCACGTTGACCGAATGGCTCCACATCTACAACGTCTACCTCTACTGCGGCCTTTGGGTGCTGAATGGCCTGCTGCAGTCCACCGTCTGGCCTTGCGTGGTCGCCGTCATGGCCAACTGGTTCGGCAAAACCGG GAGCGGCTTCGTGTTCGGCTTGTGGAGCGCCTGCGCCTCGACGGGCAATATCCTGGGCGCCTTTTTAGCCTCCAGCGTGCTAAAGTATGGCTACGAG TATGCCTTCCTGGTGACGTCCATGGTGCAGTTCGCGGGTGGGGTGGTGCTCTTCTTTGGCCTGCTTACTTCTCCCAACGAAGTCG GTCTGAGCACGGAATGTCAGACGGAGCTCGACACGGACACGCACAGGCCTCTGATAAACGACGAGGAGGTCGAAGGTCGGGAAGAAACTCGGCGAGAGACGCCTAAAGCGGTCGGCTTTTTACAAGCTTTCTGCCTGCCCGGAGTTCTGCCG tactcgCTGGCGTACGCCTGTCTGAAGCTGGTGAACTATTCCTTCTTTTTCTGGCTTCCTTTCTACTTGAGCAACAATTACGGGTGGAAGGAGGCAGAGGCGGATCGGCTATCCATGTGGTATGATGTCGGCGGCATCGTCG GTGGAACTGTACAAGGCCTGGTCACCGACTTCTTGGGAAAGCGATCGCCGGTCATCGCGTTAAGTCTCGCACTCGCCATGGCTTCTCTGGTGGGCTACAGTC ATTCGCCGGATGACAAGAGCAGCAACGCCGCCTTGCTGGCTCTCACCGGCTTCTTTATCGGAGGTCCGTCCAACATGATCAGCTCGGCCATATCTGCCGACTTGGGTCGACAGGACGCCATCCAGGGCAGTCGGGAGGCTCTGGCCACAGTCACCGGCATTGTGGACGGCACCGGAAGTATAGGCGCTGCTGGAGGACAA
- the LOC144069171 gene encoding SLIT-ROBO Rho GTPase-activating protein 1-like yields the protein MSNSNKSKKDKEILADYESQVKDVRAQLVEQQRCLEQQTEMRVQLLQDLQDFFRKKAEIETEYSRNLEKLAERFMAKTRSTKDHQQYKKDQNLLSPVNCWYLLLNQVRRESKDHATLSDLYLNNVISRLTHISDDSARLLKRSKEIVFQLQEDLMKLLNELYTVMKSYHMYHVETINAETKLREAERLEGRAKGGSGGAAEPVFGLRIEERHQRRNAARKMEKMREKRKAKYSENKVKTLKARNEYLLTLEATNASVFKYYIHDLPDIIDCCDLGYHASLSRALRTYLSAELSLEASRRAGLEVLEGAVEGLDPARDRQRLLGLYPAAFCPPARFSFQAHMGDAVSQIASQPQVQAELALRLTQLQTRLASLKIENEEVKKTWGATLTTLQDMTVLDDYDVSQSFAHSPSSESVKSSVSDGYLNKPSLAKRRANQQETELFYFTKFREYLEGSNLVSKLQAKHDILKKAIAEGYKAELLTTSRGRKNSHSKHQDSGKAIPLLVESCIRYINLHGLQHQGIFRVSGSQVEVNDIKNTFERGNDPLIDEESNHDINSVAGVLKLYFRGLENPLFPSDRFNDLIACVRMENLYERAQCVQKILLGVPRATLVVMRYLFAFLNHLSKYSDENMMDAGNLAIVFGPTLLPTPEALDQVACQAHVNEVIKTVILHHERIFPDAKELPGPLYETCMTGEQYCESPFSEPGALEETEPDAGTETQTSDEEGEAAEAVAKFDYVGRSARELSFKKGAVLLLYRRASHDWWEGRHDGNRGLVPHQYVALRDRGDAASDTSSQKADSDGGGSSSTEDKRSVRDLRSPTDVRPPEAYHSHRRKRTDGLFRRPLGRSGDCHGNGAAMERGSPPVTGHFSPRELLLGRSQGPTPPLDSPEHRRRSAAVNVSVARRDSLRRSEEAPLRRSGFDSHWVRGADPCALAQDIEETVSAALGDLRHCERQLRRPAPDVVLDTLEQVKNGPPAPCSSESPSPHSTPSTPGTPSPLSPVSPLPGPPGPPLRASDSSPEATGCFKPAATGARVPSRPPALRPKPAVPAKSSTPPLAPPLDKTCTM from the exons ATGTCCAACTCCAACAAGAGCAAGAAGGACAAAGAGATCCTCGCCGACTACGAGAGTCAAGTGAAAG ATGTGCGAGCCCAGCTGGTGGAGCAGCAGCGTTGTCTGGAGCAGCAGACGGAGATGCGCGTCCAGCTCCTCCAGGACCTGCAGGACTTCTTCCGCAAGAAGGCCGAGATCGAGACCGAGTACTCCAGGAACCTGGAGAAGCTGGCCGAGCGCTTCATGGCCAAGACGCGCAGCACCAAAGACCACCAGCAGTACAA AAAGGACCAGAACCTGCTGTCGCCCGTCAACTGCTGGTACCTGCTGCTCAACCAG GTGAGGAGGGAGAGCAAGGACCACGCCACTCTCAGCGACCTCTACTTGAACAACGTCATCAGCCGCCTCACGCACATCAGCGACGACTCGGCCCGCCTCCTCAAGAGG AGTAAGGAGATTGTCTTTCAGCTTCAAGAGGATCTCATGAAGCTCCTCAACGAGCTCTACACC GTGATGAAGAGCTATCACATGTACCACGTGGAGACCATCAACGCCGAGACCAAACTGCGCGAGGCCGAGCGCCTGGAAGGCCGGGCCAAGGGCGGCTCGGGCGGCGCGGCGGAACCCGTCTTCGGTCTGCGCATCGAGGAACGCCACCAGAGAAGAAACGCCGCTCGCAAGATGGAAAAAATGCGCGAGAAG AGGAAGGCCAAGTATTCGGAGAACAAAGTCAAGACGCTGAAAGCCCGGAACGAGTACCTGCTGACCCTGGAGGCCACCAACGCCTCGGTCTTCAAGTACTACATCCACGACCTGCCCGACATCATCGAC TGTTGTGACTTAGGGTACCACGCCAGTCTGAGCCGGGCTCTCAGGACGTACCTGTCGGCCGAACTCAGCCTGGAGGCGTCCAGGCGCGCCGGCCTGGAGGTCCTGGAAGGCGCCGTGGAGGGTCTGGACCCCGCTCGCGACCGCCAGCGTCTCTTGGGTCTCTACCCGGCGGCCTTCTGCCCCCCGGCCCGCTTCAGCTTCCAGGCTCACATGGGCGACGCG GTGAGCCAGATCGCTTCCCAGCCTCAGGTGCAGGCGGAACTGGCGCTTCGCCTCACGCAGCTGCAGACGCGCTTGGCGTCGCTCAAAATTGAGAACGAAGAG GTGAAGAAGACGTGGGGGGCCACCCTGACCACGCTGCAAGACATGACGGTCCTGGACGACTACGACGTTTCGCAAAGCTTCGCCCACAGCCCGTCGTCCGAGTCGGTCAAGTCCAGCGTGTCGGACGGCTACCTGAACAAACCCAGTCTGGCCAAGAGACGAGCCAACCAGCAAGAGACGGAACTTTTTTACTTCACC AAATTCCGCGAGTACCTGGAGGGAAGCAACCTGGTCTCCAAGCTCCAAGCCAAACACGACATCCTGAAGAAAGCCATAGCGGAAG GCTACAAAGCGGAGCTCCTCACCACCAG CCGCGGACGCAAGAACTCGCACAGCAAGCACCAG GATTCTGGCAAAGCCATACCTCTGCTGGTAGAGAGCTGCATCCGGTACATCAACTTGCACG GTCTTCAGCATCAAGGCATATTCCGGGTGTCGGGCTCTCAGGTGGAGGTCAACGACATCAAAAACACCTTCGAGAGAG GGAACGACCCGCTGATCGACGAGGAGAGCAACCACGACATCAATTCGGTGGCCGGCGTCCTGAAGCTGTACTTCCGCGGACTGGAGAACCCGCTCTTTCCCAGCGACAGGTTCAACGACCTCATCGCCTGCGTCC GGATGGAGAACCTCTACGAGCGAGCGCAGTGCGTCCAAAAGATTCTCCTGGGCGTTCCCAGGGCCACGCTGGTGGTCATGCGCTACCTCTTCGCTTTCCTCAATCA CCTGTCCAAGTACAGCGACGAGAACATGATGGACGCGGGCAACCTGGCCATCGTGTTCGGCCCCACCCTGCTGCCGACGCCCGAGGCCCTGGACCAGGTGGCTTGTCAGGCGCACGTCAACGAAGTGATCAAGACGGTCATCCTGCACCACGAGCGCATCTTCCCGGACGCCAAGGAGCTGCCCGGGCCGCTCTACGAGACGTGCATGACCGGAGAGCAGTACTG CGAGAGTCCGTTCAGCGAGCCCGGAGCCCTGGAGGAGACGGAGCCTGACGCCGGCACCGAGACGCAGACCAGCGACGAGG AGGGCGAGGCGGCGGAGGCGGTGGCCAAGTTCGACTACGTGGGCCGGTCGGCTCGCGAGCTCTCCTTCAAAAAGGGCGCCGTGCTGCTGCTCTACCGGCGGGCCTCGCACGATTGGTGGGAGGGGCGGCACGACGGCAATCGGGGCTTGGTGCCGCATCAGTACGTGGCGCTCCGTGACAG GGGCGACGCGGCGTCCGACACGTCGAGTCAGAAAGCCGACAGCGACGGCGGTGGGAGCAGCAGCACCGAGGACAAGAGGTCCGTCCGAGACCTGCGCTCGCCCACCGACGTCCGGCCGCCCGAGGCGTACCACAG CCACAGGAGGAAGAGGACCGACGGTCTCTTTCGCCGCCCCCTGGGCCGCTCCGGCGACTGCCACGGCAACGGGGCGGCGATGGAGCGCGGCTCCCCGCCGGTGACGGGTCACTTCAGCCCCAGGGAGCTGCTGCTGGGGCGGAGCCAGGGCCCCACGCCGCCCCTGGACAGCCCGGAACACCGGCGGCGCTCGGCCGCCGTCAACGTGAGCGTCGCCCGTCGCGATTCGCTGAGGAGGTCCGAGGAGGCGCCGCTTCGACGCTCCGGCTTCGACTCCCATTGGGTTCGGGGCGCGGATCCCTGCGCGCTGGCTCAG GATATCGAGGAAACGGTGAGCGCGGCCCTGGGGGACCTCCGCCACTGCGAGCGGCAGCTTCGCCGGCCGGCTCCGGACGTGGTCCTGGACACGTTGGAGCAGGTGAAGAACGGGCCCCCGGCCCCCTGTTCCTCCGAGTCGCCCAGCCCCCACAGCACTCCCAGCACGCCGGGCACCCCGAGCCCCCTGAGCCCCGTCAGCCCCCTGCCGGGACCGCCGGGTCCCCCGCTCCGGGCGTCCGACTCTTCGCCGGAGGCCACGGGCTGCTTCAAGCCGGCGGCGACGGGGGCCCGGGTCCCGTCGAGGCCCCCCGCCCTGAGGCCCAAACCGGCCGTGCCGGCCAAGAGCAgcaccccgcctctggccccgccTCTTGACAAAACGTGCACCATGTGA
- the slc37a3 gene encoding sugar phosphate exchanger 3 isoform X1 has protein sequence MKLQIRIQKYQESREFVVLRSSTLKIPTSWNLKIPTSSNLIFSFPVMPPSCCGFLSQYTHHHLVAFLLTFFSYVFLHASRKTFSNVKVSISAQWTPSPQNGSAPAFSPGETWEKNHLFENEEEAMLFLGALDSIFLFSYAVGLYLSGVIGDRVNLRYVLCFGLCGSAAVGFFFGTLTEWLHIYNVYLYCGLWVLNGLLQSTVWPCVVAVMANWFGKTGSGFVFGLWSACASTGNILGAFLASSVLKYGYEYAFLVTSMVQFAGGVVLFFGLLTSPNEVGLSTECQTELDTDTHRPLINDEEVEGREETRRETPKAVGFLQAFCLPGVLPYSLAYACLKLVNYSFFFWLPFYLSNNYGWKEAEADRLSMWYDVGGIVGGTVQGLVTDFLGKRSPVIALSLALAMASLVGYSHSPDDKSSNAALLALTGFFIGGPSNMISSAISADLGRQDAIQGSREALATVTGIVDGTGSIGAAGGQYLVSLIESKLGWVSVFYFFVVMTGGSIVFISPLFLREVQAMWRDRQTRHHQL, from the exons atgaaacttCAGATTCGGATTCAAAAGTATCAAGAAAGCAGGGAATTTGTGGTGTTGCGTTCAAG CACCCTGAAGATCCCTACTTCCTGGAACCTGAAGATCCCTACTTCCTCGAACCTGATATTCTCCTTCCCTGTGATGCCTCCCTCATGCTGTGGCTTCTTGTCACAGTACACCCATCATCACCTGGTTGCATTCCTCCTCACCTTCTTTAG CTACGTGTTCCTGCATGCGTCCAGGAAGACGTTTAGCAATGTGAAAGTGAGCATCTCCGCCCAGTGGACGCCTTCGCCCCAAAATGGCAGCGCTCCCGCGTTCTCACCTGGCGAG acgtgggaaaaaaatcatctgtTTGAGAATGAAGAAGAGGCGATGCTCTTTTTGGGAGCCCTGGattccatttttctcttttcttatgcTGTG GGTTTGTATCTGAGCGGGGTGATTGGCGATAGAGTCAACCTGCGCTATGTGCTCTGCTTTGGCCTGTGTGGTTCTGCTGCTGTG GGCTTCTTTTTCGGCACGTTGACCGAATGGCTCCACATCTACAACGTCTACCTCTACTGCGGCCTTTGGGTGCTGAATGGCCTGCTGCAGTCCACCGTCTGGCCTTGCGTGGTCGCCGTCATGGCCAACTGGTTCGGCAAAACCGG GAGCGGCTTCGTGTTCGGCTTGTGGAGCGCCTGCGCCTCGACGGGCAATATCCTGGGCGCCTTTTTAGCCTCCAGCGTGCTAAAGTATGGCTACGAG TATGCCTTCCTGGTGACGTCCATGGTGCAGTTCGCGGGTGGGGTGGTGCTCTTCTTTGGCCTGCTTACTTCTCCCAACGAAGTCG GTCTGAGCACGGAATGTCAGACGGAGCTCGACACGGACACGCACAGGCCTCTGATAAACGACGAGGAGGTCGAAGGTCGGGAAGAAACTCGGCGAGAGACGCCTAAAGCGGTCGGCTTTTTACAAGCTTTCTGCCTGCCCGGAGTTCTGCCG tactcgCTGGCGTACGCCTGTCTGAAGCTGGTGAACTATTCCTTCTTTTTCTGGCTTCCTTTCTACTTGAGCAACAATTACGGGTGGAAGGAGGCAGAGGCGGATCGGCTATCCATGTGGTATGATGTCGGCGGCATCGTCG GTGGAACTGTACAAGGCCTGGTCACCGACTTCTTGGGAAAGCGATCGCCGGTCATCGCGTTAAGTCTCGCACTCGCCATGGCTTCTCTGGTGGGCTACAGTC ATTCGCCGGATGACAAGAGCAGCAACGCCGCCTTGCTGGCTCTCACCGGCTTCTTTATCGGAGGTCCGTCCAACATGATCAGCTCGGCCATATCTGCCGACTTGGGTCGACAGGACGCCATCCAGGGCAGTCGGGAGGCTCTGGCCACAGTCACCGGCATTGTGGACGGCACCGGAAGTATAGGCGCTGCTGGAGGACAA